A DNA window from Centroberyx gerrardi isolate f3 chromosome 5, fCenGer3.hap1.cur.20231027, whole genome shotgun sequence contains the following coding sequences:
- the zc3h10 gene encoding zinc finger CCCH domain-containing protein 10, whose protein sequence is MPDRDSSYLSGGGGSGGSLGEEGGSGSSLGGGSGEGRVGSGGGVGGSVSGGMGGGGALGNGNSCGNGGGGGLGSGLALDGVCRDFIRNVCKRGKRCRFRHPDFNEVPDLGVQKNEFIFCHDHQNKECMRSNCRFVHGSKEDEDYYKKTGELPLRLRGKVAARLGLSPMDLPHSRGEIPICRDFLKGECQRGNKCKFRHVKKDYEYEPSRVGVGAVMGPGASGMVNAGGVVGVGGGGTCGGMAGLVGGGGGSNMMGMGCPSLGGCRDPGISGVGGVGGGGMSGCLSISSLGQRRYDRGSCSVYDPLFESGLFETGSLEASVDHTALQLKRRRLEGLRLADGSGGGHYELGVQATLPPRPLEYRFLEEENSLLRKRVEELKKQVSNLIATNEVLLEQNAQFRSQAKVMTLSSTPAPTEQSLVPPVGAVSSYNHSIAQTHTTLSSAGLQPRPVTQQDLVAPTGAPTVPPSNAAPPTAPPPHLNPEITPLSAALAQTIAQGLAPPVSMAPVAVSVAPVAVSMAQALPGITMSHATAPMVSYPIVSQSMRITTLPH, encoded by the exons ATGCCTGACCGGGACAGTTCCTACCTGTCAGGTGGCGGTGGGAGTGGCGGCAGTCTGGGTGAGGAAGGAGGGTCTGGGTCTAGTTTAGGTGGGGGCTCAGGAGAAGGCAGAGTGGGTTCAGGGGGAGGTGTTGGGGGCAGCGTCTCTGGCGGCATGGGGGGCGGAGGGGCTCTTGGGAATGGCAACAGCTGTGGGAATGGTGGCGGTGGGGGTCTGGGGTCTGGACTGGCTTTGGACGGCGTCTGCAGGGACTTCATACGCAACGTGTGCAAGAGAGGAAAGCGTTGTCGTTTCAGACACCCAGACTTTAACGAGGTGCCGGACTTGGGAGTGCAGAAGAACGAATTCATCTTCTGCCATGACCATCAGAATAAGGAGTGTATGCGCTCCAACTGCCGCTTTGTCCATGGCTCCAAAGAGGATGAGGACTATTACAAGAAGACAGGAGAGCTGCCCCTCAGACTCAGAGGGAAAGTTGCAGCACGACTGGGCCTGTCTCCTATGGACCTCCCTCATAGTCGTGGAGAGATCCCCATCTGCAGAGACTTCCTGAAGGGGGAGTGCCAGAGGGGCAATAAATGTAAATTCCGGCATGTTAAAAAGGACTATGAATATGAACCTTCCAGGGTAGGAGTGGGTGCTGTTATGGGGCCGGGGGCCAGTGGAATGGTGAATGCTGGTGGGGTGGTCGGTGTGGGCGGAGGCGGTACCTGTGGAGGAATGGCGGGACttgtggggggtggaggtgggagtaATATGATGGGGATGGGCTGCCCCAGCTTGGGCGGCTGCCGAGACCCAGGTATCTCAGGAGTTGGAGGAgtagggggaggagggatgagTGGTTGTTTGTCCATAAGTTCTTTAGGACAACGTCGTTATGACAGGGGCTCTTGCTCAGTGTACGACCCCCTGTTTGAGAGTGGGCTGTTTGAAACGGGCTCCCTGGAGGCTTCTGTGGATCACACCGCTCTACAGTTGAAGAGGCGGAGGTTGGAGGGGCTGCGACTGGCAGACGGGAGTGGAGGTGGGCACTATGAGCTGGGAGTCCAGGCTACCTTGCCACCTCGTCCTCTGGAGTACAGGTTCCTGGAAGAAGAAAACTCCCTGCTGAGGAAGAGAGTGGAGGAGTTGAAGAAGCAG GTTTCAAATCTCATTGCCACTAATGAGGTTCTGCTGGAGCAGAATGCCCAGTTCCGGAGCCAGGCCAAGGTGATGACACTGTCTTCCACTCCAGCCCCCACTGAGCAGAGTCTGGTGCCCCCTGTGGGCGCAGTGAGCTCCTACAACCACAGCATTGCCCAGACCCACACCACCCTGAGCAGCGCTGGACTGCAGCCTCGGCCTGTCACCCAGCAGGACCTGGTAGCCCCCACCGGTGCCCCTACAGTGCCCCCGAGTAATGCTGCCCCGCCCActgcccctccaccccacctcAATCCTGAGATCACCCCCCTCTCAGCTGCCCTTGCACAGACCATTGCCCAAGGGCTGGCACCCCCTGTTTCTATGGCACCAGTGGCTGTATCTGTGGCACCAGTAGCAGTATCCATGGCACAAGCTCTGCCTGGCATCACCATGAGCCATGCCACCGCCCCGATGGTGTCGTACCCCATTGTTAGTCAGAGCATGAGGATCACCACTCTGCCTCACTGA